The genomic region GTCCAGCGCCGGACAGCGCTCCTCCCCGGCCCGCGGATCCGCGAGCACCACCCGTCCGTCTGATGTCTGCTTTCCCACTCCCACCCTGTACTCTGCGTGCAGCCCTGGCGCTCGGGGACGCGCCGCCCCGGCGGCTCGCCGGCCCGCGCGCGTAGGTCCCAAACCGTGAATGATAGCACCTTTCCGCGATGCCGAACAACCCTCGGCGGGCGCCCGGACGCGGCTCAGCGGAGCGTGCCCGGCCCGGCGGACGCGGCTCCGCCCGGGGATGCGGCGAGCTGCTCCGCGCTGATCCGCAGGCGGTAGTACGCCCGGGGAAGCCAGCCCCGGCTTCCATCGTAAAGCGCCAGGTTCTGTGAAAGGAGGTTGGCGGGGTGGTGCCGGGGGAGCCGGTGCACCCGCTTGAAGTCCGAGCGGAGGAGGAAGGCCATGCTGTCGAACTTCCGCAGGTACGCCGCGAGCTCGAACGCGCGCGCCGGGTACTCTCCGCTCCCGTTCGGCACCGCGCGTATGGCGTCGGCCCGCCCGCTCGCGACGTACCGGTGCGCCTCCACCGCGCTCAGCGGGACCCCCGCCTCTCCCACGAGCATCCGGTTCTCGATGACATCCAGCACCGCCCACTTCCGCAAATCGCGCGAGTATACCTCCACGACCACGTGGTTGGCCTCCTCGGCCGCCCACAGGTACACCAGGCGCACGTCCAACCCGAGTCTCGGCGCCAGGCGCGCGTAGAGCCGGGCGAGGTCGTCGCAGAGGAAGGGCTCGCCGTCGAGGGCGCGCTGCAGGACCTCCGCGGTCGGTAGCGCGAAGTAGTCCTCGTGCGGCGGGCCGAAGGTGGCGCTCCGGGCCAGCCAGTCCGCCAGCGCCCGCGCCAGGTCCAGGTCCCGCGCAGGTGTCCGCTCCGCGAAGGCGGCGAGTGCCGGGACCGAGGGAAGCTCGGCGGCGGGAGGCGGCGGCACCGGTGCCTCCGGCGTCGGCATCGGCACGGACTGCGGGCCCAGCGCGTACGCCGCGACGATCAGCTCCGCGACCGCGCGCTTGGCCAGCACCTTCGCCGCGAACACCGGCGAGGAGTCCTCCACCTCCACCGGGGCGCCGGCGAGGTACACGGTCAACAGCGCGCTGAACGCCGCCCAGACCGCCACGAACCAGGGCCGGACGGTACACCACGCCCGGCGGTGCGGGAGCGGCCCCGCCGTTCCCGCGCCGACCGTCCCGCGACCGCCCGGGGAACGCCGCCGGACCACCCGCGACGCAGCCGGCCGGGAGGTCCACCGACGACCTGCTCTCTCCATCATTCGGACCACTCCGCGCCGAACCGCACGCTCAGCCCTCTGGTACCGTCCCGCATGTCTCCGGCACTGTTTCTGATTCCGTGGTGGAGCAGCCCCGCGGCGCACGACGCGGCGACTACATAGACGCACCCGGCCGGCGTTCCGTCACCCGGGAGGGGGACGGACCTTCCCGGCGCGCAGCCCGCCTACCTCCTGCGCGCGATCACGACGATGTTGTCACCGCGTTGCCCCTCGGCGAGCGGCAGCCGACTGTCCTCCGAGGCCGCGTAGCCGCGCGACGGCCGGACCGCCTCCACGCTCTCCCTTACCAGGCGCGGCAGGCGGGC from Longimicrobiaceae bacterium harbors:
- a CDS encoding transglutaminase domain-containing protein; protein product: MAVWAAFSALLTVYLAGAPVEVEDSSPVFAAKVLAKRAVAELIVAAYALGPQSVPMPTPEAPVPPPPAAELPSVPALAAFAERTPARDLDLARALADWLARSATFGPPHEDYFALPTAEVLQRALDGEPFLCDDLARLYARLAPRLGLDVRLVYLWAAEEANHVVVEVYSRDLRKWAVLDVIENRMLVGEAGVPLSAVEAHRYVASGRADAIRAVPNGSGEYPARAFELAAYLRKFDSMAFLLRSDFKRVHRLPRHHPANLLSQNLALYDGSRGWLPRAYYRLRISAEQLAASPGGAASAGPGTLR